From the Thermococcus sp. genome, the window TCTACAAGCTCGTTGGCGGAAGCAACAGCCCCTTCAAGGCAACGGTGATCTTCGTCAGCATGAAGCAGTTCCAGGGGCGCTACGGGGGAGAGACGCAGACGAGGGAACTGGCCCCTGTTAAGTACTACGGTGTCTACTGGTTCAAGGTTGCCGACCCTGTGCTCTTCATCACTGAGGTGGTCGGAGGCCAGAGCCTCTACGATACCAGCGACGTCACCAAGTTCATTCGCGCCTACTTCAACGAGGGCATGATGAAGCACCTATCCGCTTACTCAATCGTCGACCTCTTCCAGAACCTCGACATGGTGAGCACTCAGGTGAAGGTCAAGCTGATGGAGGACTTCAGGCGGCTCGGCCTTGAGCTGGTGGACGTGAAAATCGAGGGCGTAAACACGACCGACGAGTGGCGCCAGAGGCTCTTCTGGATAATGCAGACCGGCAACGCTCAGGCCGTGATGCAGATGGACACGGCAAAGCAGGTGGCGGCTGAACTTGGAAAGAGTGAAGGAGCGGCCGTTGGAACTGGAATGGTGATAATGCCCCAGCTCCTCCAGCAGCCTGCTCAACCGACACAGCCGGCGCAGCCGTACTCTGGTGGCGGCGTTCCACCTGCGGGCTACCCGAACCCACAGCAGCCAGCCCAACCGGCCGCTCCGGCGGCACAGCAGGAAATCTGTCCCTACTGCGGCAAGCCGATTCCGCCCGGAGCCAGGTTCTGCCCCTACTGCGGTCACGAGATAAAACGCTGTCCCAACGGCCACATAGTTCCCGAAGGGGCGAAGTTCTGCCCGGTGTGCGGGGCAAAGATAGAGTGATTACCCCCCTTCTATATTTTTGAGACTCTCCCTAGCCAGCTCTAGAAGCTTTTCGGGAGTTAGAACTTCGACTCCTTGGGGTGTTTTTTCGAGAACATCCTCGGACGGTACAACCAAAACCCTCCTGCAGTCGAATTTTCCGAGCTTGTCCTCTATCTTTCTGACCTCTTCCCTTCTAACGCGGTTCTTCCACTTGACCTCCCCAACGAGCTCCAGCCTCTTAAAGCCCTGGAGGGCGATATCGAGCTCAAGTTTGGGCATTTCTATCCTGATCTGCCTCAGCCCGTAAACTTTCGAGAGCAGGGACTCAACGAAACCCTCTACGGCCTTTGGAACCTTCTCGCTAACGGCCCGCTCTATGAACTCCTTCGGCGTTTCGAGCTCGGTGTAGGCGTACTTCGCCTCGAGATAGAAGTGCAGGTCAAGGAGAGGAGATAGATGCATGTAGGAGAACTTCTTTCTCCTCTTACCCGTCACCGGGAGCTTCCTGAGTATTCCCATGTCCGTCAGGATCGAGAGGTACCTCTGGAGAACGCCCGGGTTGTCCTTTTCTATGAGGCCCCTTGAGTAGAGGAGCGATGAAAGCTCTGTGCTCGTCCTCTTACCACTTGCAATCCCTTTCATAACGGCCTCATAGACCGCCGTTAGCTCTTTTTCCTCCTCAGTAAAGGCCTCACCTATCAGCTCCTTTATCATCGGGGCCGCGGAGAATAGGTAGTCGGTTAAGAACTCCCGCAGGGGAGGCCTGTAGGGCTGGACTAGCAGTGGCTCGCGAAGGTAGGTAGACGCCTCAACCAGTTCCTTCCCTTCAAGTTCCCTAGAAAGCTCCACTAAGAT encodes:
- a CDS encoding SPFH domain-containing protein, with translation MVQVIEWVNPGEDEIIWRYPNEVIKWGAQLIVHEYEVAVFMRDGKIYDVLGPGRHTLTTQNLPLLYKLVGGSNSPFKATVIFVSMKQFQGRYGGETQTRELAPVKYYGVYWFKVADPVLFITEVVGGQSLYDTSDVTKFIRAYFNEGMMKHLSAYSIVDLFQNLDMVSTQVKVKLMEDFRRLGLELVDVKIEGVNTTDEWRQRLFWIMQTGNAQAVMQMDTAKQVAAELGKSEGAAVGTGMVIMPQLLQQPAQPTQPAQPYSGGGVPPAGYPNPQQPAQPAAPAAQQEICPYCGKPIPPGARFCPYCGHEIKRCPNGHIVPEGAKFCPVCGAKIE
- a CDS encoding ATPase yields the protein MRIIRRKIELKALDGSGWKMLYGRRKTGKTFLVQKFLDYDEFFFVGRDGVVYDRINAGTMTSAEFINLFPRLLKDGRIVVDEFHRLPSNFLDLLHAYSGSGEVTLITSTLWLAKRTLLGKGSPLLGIVTPAKIGLIDEREILVELSRELEGKELVEASTYLREPLLVQPYRPPLREFLTDYLFSAAPMIKELIGEAFTEEEKELTAVYEAVMKGIASGKRTSTELSSLLYSRGLIEKDNPGVLQRYLSILTDMGILRKLPVTGKRRKKFSYMHLSPLLDLHFYLEAKYAYTELETPKEFIERAVSEKVPKAVEGFVESLLSKVYGLRQIRIEMPKLELDIALQGFKRLELVGEVKWKNRVRREEVRKIEDKLGKFDCRRVLVVPSEDVLEKTPQGVEVLTPEKLLELARESLKNIEGG